The Anopheles coluzzii chromosome 2, AcolN3, whole genome shotgun sequence genome window below encodes:
- the LOC120953896 gene encoding uncharacterized protein LOC120953896, protein MARFSASVVALSLLVCLAVGARAQMVCWSCYDCGVNSLQATVCGTPTSGGGGGGGSNGQPTLPTSPQPTLPTAATTVWPQGTWYPPLSSTVTPWGRSIGYMCYRNQRYIASQNRYTYDRGCALQLNSHEATCRSLDGNVVDSVFCEFCTGSLCNY, encoded by the exons ATGGCTCGTTTCAGTGCGAGTGTGGTAGCGCTATCATTGCTAGTATGCCTAGCTGTGGGAG CTCGCGCGCAGATGGTTTGCTGGTCCTGCTATGATTGTGGCGTGAACAGTCTACAAGCTACCGTGTGTGGCACCCCGACGTCCGGGggaggaggtggaggtggTAGCAATGGACAACCTACACTACCAACCTCACCCCAGCCGACGCTTCCGACAGCAGCGACGACGGTGTGGCCTCAGGGCACCTGGTATCCACCATTGTCGTCCACCGTTACACCGTGGGGCCGCTCGATCGGTTACATGTGTTACCGCAACCAACGTTACA TTGCATCGCAAAATCGGTACACCTACGATCGGGGCTGCGCATTACAGCTGAACTCGCACGAAGCGACCTGCCGAAGCTTGGATGGCAATGTCGTTGATTCCGTGTTCTGTGAGTTCTGTACCGGCTCCCTCTGCAACTACTGA
- the LOC120951672 gene encoding facilitated trehalose transporter Tret1, protein MTASIALSIQPRAASFQRRPWLVTDARCWCNMSSAKQMGRGQYRNEYIAALAATSSLVASVACAGWSSPALPILRGPNSPIPITPDEGSWVVSLLSIGSLFGPIICGLFVDRYGRKPVLLVSAVPLVAGWLFIVFAESVGMLYTARLLHGIGYGLAYSLTPIYLGEISSNAVRGSTGVLVTVMAKLAFLFEYSVGPYVGFRALAWISLALPVGFVVLFFWMPETPYYLLARGNKKAAADSLRWLRRSSTIDEELGRMEKLVLESKQRGNPLKQLLLTSTNKKSLVIILLLSFGMQLTGINAILGYSQTIFSRLALPLTAAELSIVLALVQLGSVMLPTFLVDRAGRRPLLLASTGGSFIGLAMCAVYFTLDETTTDVLSPEPGAAHGWIPFAGVLLFIISFAIGLATVPFAILGEVFPKHIKAAANSVFGVITSAVVFSVVKLFQIISDGAGTYVSFWIFTGCTATTGVLIYLIIPETKGQSFERIQEIMMRRGRTPTMTVLILLLLLIPISSEVEIDCNSLRMGQFICPDPALRQIDPKTQQLRGCTPDNKARVWCVAVEGIVCSETKNTSFTREMPCKWTNGYHFDTALLLSVFLGMFGADRFYLGYPAIGLLKFCTLGFMFLGQLVDVILIATQVVGPADGSAYIIPYYGPVITVVRSDNWTYRLPQDNW, encoded by the exons ATGACTGCGTCGATTGCCCTGTCGATACAGCCCAGAGCGGCATCATTCCAACGCAGACCGTGGTTAGTTACGGACGCCCGTTGTTGGTGCAACATGTCATCCGCCAAACAGATGGGTCGTGGACAGTATCGTAATGAGTACATCGCAGCGTTAGCAG CTACCTCATCACTCGTGGCATCGGTCGCCTGTGCTGGATGGTCATCGCCAGCCCTTCCTATTCTACGAGGCCCTAATTCACCCATCCCAATCACACCGGACGAAGGTTCGTGGGTCGTTTCACTCCTATCAATCGGTTCCCTCTTCGGGCCCATCATTTGTGGCCTGTTTGTCGATCGATATGGCAGAAAGCCGGTCCTGTTGGTTAGTGCGGTCCCGCTGGTAGCTGGATGGCTGTTTATTGTGTTTGCCGAGTCCGTTGGTATGCTGTACACCGCTCGGCTACTGCACGGCATTGGCTACGGGCTGGCGTACTCCTTGACGCCCATCTATCTGGGCGAAATATCTTCCAACGCAGTGCGAGGATCTACCGGTGTGCTGGTGACGGTAATGGCCAAGCTCGCTTTCCTGTTCGAGTACTCCGTCGGACCGTACGTTGGATTCCGGGCGTTGGCGTGGATTTCACTCGCCCTTCCGGTCGGGTTCGTTGTGCTGTTCTTCTGGATGCCCGAGACACCGTACTACCTGCTGGCCCGAGGTAATAAGAAGGCTGCTGCGGATAGTTTGCGCTGGTTGCGTCGCAGCTCAACCATCGACGAGGAGCTCGGCCGGATGGAGAAGCTTGTGCTGGAGAGCAAACAGAGGGGAAATCCACTGAAGCAACTGCTTCTCACGTCCACGAACAAGAAAAGTCTCGTGATCATACTGCTGCTTTCGTTCGGTATGCAGCTGACGGGCATTAATGCGATCCTGGGCTACTCGCAGACAATCTTCTCACGGTTAGCACTACCGCTGACTGCTGCCGAACTGTCGATCGTGCTCGCTCTGGTGCAGCTGGGGTCCGTTATGTTGCCGACCTTCCTGGTAGATCGTGCCGGACGTCGACCGTTGCTACTTGCCTCCACGGGGGGATCGTTCATCGGGTTAGCTATGTGTGCCGTGTACTTTACGCTGGATGAAACCACCACAGATGTGCTGTCGCCTGAACCGGGCGCAGCACACGGATGGATTCCGTTCGCTGGGGTACTGCTCTTTATCATCTCGTTTGCTATCGGACTTGCTACTGTACCGTTCGCCATTTTGGGTGAGGTATTCCCGAAGCACATCAAGGCTGCGGCGAATTCTGTGTTTGGGGTCATTACGTCTGCGGTTGTGTTTTCGGTGGTGAAGCTGTTCCAGATCATTTCGGACGGTGCTGGAACGTATGTATCGTTCTGGATCTTCACCGGGTGTACGGCCACGACGGGGGTTTTGATTTACTTGATCATTCCCGAGACGAAGGGCCAATCGTTTGAGCGTATACAGGAGATAATGATGCGACGCGGGAGGA CGCCAACGATGACTGTGctgatactgctgctgctgctgataccGATCTCGTCGGAGGTGGAAATCGATTGCAACAGCTTGCGGATGGGACAGTTCATCTGCCCCGATCCGGCGCTGCGTCAGATTGATCCGAAAACGCAGCAACTGCGGGGATGTACGCCGGACAATAAGGCACGCGTTTGGTGCGTCGCTGTCGAGGGGATTGTGTGCAGCGAGACGAAAAACACAAGCTTTACCCGTGAAATGCCCTGCAAATGGAC CAATGGATATCACTTCGATACAGCACTGCTGCTCTCCGTCTTTCTCGGCATGTTTGGTGCGGATCGGTTCTATCTGGGCTATCCCGCCATTGGGCTGCTAAAGTTCTGCACCCTTGGCTTTATGTTTCTGGGCCAGCTGGTCGATGTTATACTGATCGCAACGCAGGTCGTGGGACCGGCCGATGGGTCGGCATACATCATACCCTACTACGGACCGGTCATTACGGTCGTGCGTAGTGACAATTGGACGTATCGCCTACCGCAGGATAACTGGTGA